From a region of the Mercurialis annua linkage group LG1-X, ddMerAnnu1.2, whole genome shotgun sequence genome:
- the LOC126665012 gene encoding tonoplast dicarboxylate transporter — MLESSLHKRREAESHIKSSTSLFHFHKKTKYITKMNPSDPTSDDPKAPLLPLNHEPVVIQRQPSSHSIIVTPANFYILLGPLLCTVICLWVKLDAPATSRNMLGVLAWMFSWWLTEAVPMPITSMTPFFLFPLFGIASADSVAKSYMDDVISLVLGSFILALAVEHYNIHRRLALNITQLFCGDPLNPPLLLLGICATTAFVSMWMHNVAAAVMMMPVATGILQRLPLNQTQNKDVRNFCKAVVLGVIYSAAIGGMSTLTGTGVNLILVGMWRSYFPEADPISFNSWFCFGFPLALIIFLGLWVILCLLYCSRRSREELSAYLDKTHLKRELELLGPMAFAEKMVLAIFGTLIVLWMTRSITDDIPGWGSLFNDRAGDGTVSVLMATFLFIIPSKKQKGEKLMDWNKCKKLPWNIVLLLGAGFAIADGVRTSGLADVLSKALDFLQEAPYFAIAPIVCLISATITEFTSNNSTTTLVIPLLIQIAKTMQVHPLLLVIPGAIGAQFAFLLPTGTPSNIVGFTTGHIEISDMIKTGVPLKIVSIAALSVLMPTLGTYVFGTNGQIQTVS, encoded by the exons ATGCTTGAATCTTCCCTCCATAAAAGAAGAGAAGCAGAGAGCCATATTAAATCATCAACCTCCCTTTTCCATTTCCataaaaaaaccaaatataTAACCAAAATGAACCCCTCCGATCCCACCTCCGACGACCCAAAAGCCCCATTACTTCCTCTGAATCACGAACCCGTCGTAATTCAAAGGCAACCAAGCTCACATTCCATTATAGTCACCCCGGCCAACTTCTACATCCTTCTTGGGCCGCTTTTGTGCACAGTTATATGCCTATGGGTGAAGCTAGATGCTCCGGCGACGAGCCGGAATATGTTGGGAGTTCTTGCTTGGATGTTCTCTTGGTGGCTGACTGAGGCCGTGCCTATGCCGATCACTTCCATGACGCCGTTCTTTCTGTTTCCGCTTTTCGGGATAGCTTCTGCTGATAGTGTTGCGAAATCGTATATGGATGATGTGATTTCCCTTGTTCTTGGTAGCTTTATCTTAGCTCTTGCTGTTGAACATTATAATATTCATCGGAGATTGGCCTTAAAT ATAACTCAGCTATTCTGTGGAGATCCATTGAACCCACCGCTGCTCCTCCTGGGCATATGCGCAACAACAGCATTCGTAAGCATGTGGATGCACAACGTGGCGGCGGCCGTGATGATGATGCCGGTAGCCACCGGTATCTTACAGCGGCTACCACTGAACCAAACTCAAAACAAGGACGTGAGGAACTTCTGCAAAGCGGTGGTGCTTGGGGTTATATACTCCGCCGCTATCGGAGGAATGAGCACCCTGACCGGCACAGGTGTCAATCTGATATTGGTAGGGATGTGGAGGAGCTATTTTCCTGAGGCGGATCCTATTAGTTTCAACAGTTGGTTCTGTTTTGGGTTCCCTTTGGCTTTGATAATATTTTTGGGTTTGTGGGTCATACTCTGTTTGTTGTACTGTTCGAGACGGTCGAGGGAGGAACTCTCGGCTTATTTGGACAAAACTCATCTGAAGAGAGAGCTTGAATTATTAG GTCCAATGGCTTTTGCTGAAAAGATGGTATTAGCCATATTTGGG ACTTTAATAGTTTTGTGGATGACTAGAAGCATAACAGATGACATTCCTGGCTGGGGATCTCTCTTCAATGATCGCGCGGGGGATGGCACAGTTAGT GTATTGATGGCAACATTTCTATTCATAATTCCAAGCAAGAAGCAAAAGGGAGAGAAATTAATGGACTGGAACAAATGCAAAAAGCTACCATGGAACATAGTATTACTACTGGGAGCTGGTTTTGCAATTGCAGATGGAGTCAGAACCAGTGGCCTAGCTGATGTGCTATCAAAAGCCTTAGACTTTTTACAGGAGGCTCCATACTTTGCCATTGCACCCATTGTCTGTCTCATAAGTGCTACAATCACTGAGTTCACATCCAACAACTCAACCACCACTCTTGTGATCCCTCTGCTCATCCAGATAGCGAAAACGATGCAAGTCCACCCTCTGTTGCTCGTTATTCCGGGCGCCATCGGAGCTCAGTTTGCTTTCTTGCTTCCCACGGGAACACCTTCAAATATTGTAGGGTTCACTACTGGACATATTGAGATCAGTGATATGATCAAAACTGGTGTCCCACTTAAGATTGTCAGTATTGCAGCGCTCTCTGTTCTTATGCCCACGCTAG GAACTTATGTTTTTGGGACAAATGGACAAATTCAAACTGTTTCATAG
- the LOC126665441 gene encoding uncharacterized protein LOC126665441, giving the protein MEIFQPNVGNNTHEYFAHPVPTTHYEIKTSVIQLLKDNCQFYGLPREDPNAHLANFLEVCSTFKMDNMTDDEVWLRLFPFSLRDKAKQWLHALPSAGINTWSDLAKAFLHKYFSMAKTAKLTRDIMLYQQLDGESVHEAWERYKEMQRQVLHHNITRENLIQTFYNGSTELGRSTIDTGVGGSLMRKTTDEAFDLLDEMAVNGCFWPSERAKAPAQRGVMAVTAESAMKALKSKTAALQNQVDFLTRQAAGVNINSVAAIQSNCEVCGEHGHMSNEFSVWGQPNNEQVNFVGGQRQGNDPYASTYNPGWRNHPNFSWKDNGGNVNNQAGPSFQGGQRPQHNQGNYQNQGNFQNQGNYQHQNNRPQHPPGFQQREQGESLHSKFDKLMEMMMKKDAETQQTFKNHAATIHNLEVQNQQMAKALQSRSQGGLPSNAEENPREHLKAIELRIEAEKEQCEGGEPEKVVAKPPPPPPFVPKVPFPHRVKKPQDTWKFHKFLETFKKLQINISLADALREMPHYAKFPKEIITNKRSWDAEGPVPMIENCSSIILSSLPTKLKDPGSFTIPCTIGNMQSVQATPMMLQLADHSLKKPHGIVEDVLVKVKKFIFPVDFVVLDYAADKECPMILG; this is encoded by the exons ATGGAGATATTTCAGCCGAATGTGGGAAACAACACCCATGAATATTTTGCACATCCTGTGCCGACTACCCATTATGAGATCAAAACGAGTGTCATTCAGTTGTTGAAGGATAACTGCCAGTTCTATGGGCTACCTAGGGAAGATCCTAACGCACATCTTGCAAACTTCTTGGAAGTATGTAGCACATTCAAGATGGACAACATGACTGACGACGAAGTGTGGTTACGCCTGTTCCCATTTTCTCTGAGGGATAAGGCAAAACAATGGCTTCACGCTCTACCTAGCGCAGGCATTAACACTTGGTCAGATCTGGCGAAAGCTTTCTTGCACAAGTATTTCTCCATGGCAAAGACTGCAAAGCTGACAAGGGATATTATGCTCTATCAGCAACTTGATGGGGAATCAGTTCATGAAGCGTGGGAGCGCTATAAGGAGATGCAGAGGCAAGTTCTGCATCATAACATCACTCGGGAGAATCtgatccaaaccttttataatgGATCAACTGAACTGGGGAGAAGCACGATTGACACAGGTGTAGGAGGTTCTCTGATGAGAAAAACGACGGATGAAGCATTCGATCTGTTAGATGAGATGGCAGTAAATGGCTGTTTTTGGCCATCTGAAAGGGCGAAGGCACCTGCGCAGAGAGGTGTTATGGCAGTTACTGCTGAGTCTGCAATGAAAGCTTTAAAATCGAAGACTGCAGCACTGCAAAATCAAGTGGATTTTCTTACACGGCAGGCTGCAGGAGTTAATATTAACAGTGTAGCTGCCATTCAGAGTAACTGCGAGGTATGTGGGGAGCATGGTCATATGTCGAATGAATTTTCTGTATGGGGTCAGCCTAACAATGAACAAGTCAATTTTGTGGGAGGGCAAAGACAGGGCAATGATCCATACGCCTCCACTTACAACCCAGGATGGAGGAATCACCCGAATTTCTCATGGAAGGACAATGGGGGTAATGTCAACAATCAGGCAGGTCCGAGCTTTCAGGGCGGACAGAGGCCACAACACAATCAGGGCAACTACCAGAATCAAGGGAACTTTCAGAATCAGGGGAATTACCAGCATCAGAACAACCGACCGCAGCATCCTCCTGGCTTCCAACAAAGAGAGCAAGGCGAGTCTCTCCACAGcaaatttgataaattgatggagatgatgatgaagaaggatgccGAAACgcagcaaacatttaaaaatcatgCTGCCACAATTCATAACCTTGAGGTGCAGAATCAGCAGATGGCTAAAGCACTGCAAAGCAGAAGTCAGGGGGGTTTACCATCCAATGCTGAGGAAAACCCCAGAGAGCATCTCAAGGCTATTGAGTTGAGAA TTGAGGCAGAAAAGGAACAGTGTGAAGGTGGCGAGCCTGAAAAGGTAGTTGCTAAGccacctccaccacctcctTTTGTGCCAAAGGTGCCATTCCCACATAGAGTGAAGAAGCCGCAGGACACTTGGAAGTTTCacaaatttcttgaaactttCAAGAAGCTACAGATTAACATCAGTCTGGCAGACGCATTGAGAGAGATGCCGCACTATGCAAAGTTTCCCAAggagatcatcaccaacaagcGGAGTTGGGATGCAGAGGGACCAGTACCGATGATAGAAAACTGCAGCTCAATCATATTGAGCAGTCTACCGACcaagcttaaggatccaggAAGTTTCACTATCCCTTGTACTATCGGTAACATGCAGTCT GTACAGGCTACACCGATGATGTTGCAGCTAGCGGATCACTCTCTGAAAAAGCCACATGGGATTGTGGAGGATGTCCTAGTGAAGGTCAAAAAATTCATATTCCCTGTGGATTTTGTTGTCCTTGACTACGCAGCGGACAAGGAGTGCCCGATGATATTGGGGTGA